GTGCCGACGGGATTCGGGTGTTGAAGTTTTTTCCCGCAGAGGCCTCTGGCGGTGTCGAGCTTCTCAAATCAATGGCCGCCCCTTTTCCCGATGTATTGTTCGTTCCGACCGGGGGCATCACCAATGCGAATCTTTCATCATATTTTTCATACGAGCGGGTGATCGCCTGCGGGGGAAGCTGGATCGCCCCCGAACGCCTTTTCGCTTCCGGCGGATCGGAGAAGATAACGGCGATCGTTCGAACGGCAATCCGCACAATGCTCGGGTGCAGGATTTCGTCCGTTCGCCTTGCCGGTACCGGCGGCGATACCGAAGCAGCGGCGGCAATATTCGATACCATCCTTCCCGTCGAAACGGCCGGCGGGACCGTGAGCCTGGACAATATCATCGGTATTGCCGGTCCTCATGAAAGCGCGGCGGACGACATTATCGTTTCCACCCGGAACCTGAAGCGGACCGCCTTTTATCTTGAAAAAAATGGGGTCGGGCTGGTTGAGGGCGGCGCATCACCGGATGACGGCCGGACCCGCGCCTTTACACTCAAAAAGAAATTCGCCGGCTTGAGCATCACGTTTCAAGAGGAAAACGCCCTGCCGTAACGGGGATGGGACTATCCCGTTTCATCCGGGATTCCTTCGAGGTCCACGCCGTTTCTCCGTATCAGTCGAACCCGTTCCATACGCCCGGGAATCCGGTTTCCACCGCGGACCACGACAAGTCCGTCCACTTCCGGTGCCTGCATATACGAACGGCCGATCGCGAGATCTTCACCGGCAACGGGTTCTTCGATGAGGACCTCGACGCGCCTCCCGATACTTCGATCGAGCCACCGTTCCGTTATCGGTATCTGTCTCGATTCAATCTCCTTTTTTCTCTTCAAGGCGACGGATTTCTTTACCCGGGGCCGCATGCCGGCCGCTTTCGTCCCCTCTTCACGCGAATAGGTAAAACAGCCGAGCCAGTTGATTTCCGCGCGCGCCTGAAATTCGAGAAGTGAAGCGAAGTCTTCTTCGTTTTCCCCCGGAAAGCCTAGAAGAAACGTGGAGCGGACGACCGCGTCGGGAAGCGCCTTCCGTATCCTGTCGAGAAGCCGGAGATATCCCCCGCCGGTTCCCCGCCGCCCCATGGCGGTGAGTATCCTGCCCGACGCGTGCTGAAAAGGAATATCGAAATAGGGAAGGAACCTTGGATCGTCCCGGATAATATCGAGGATGTCCATAGGAAAATTGTCGGGATGAATGTAAAGCAGCCGCAGCCGGAACTCATCCCTGATAGACGCGAGTGAACGAAGCAGCGCCGGAAGCTCCCGATGCCCCCGGTCACCTCCGAACGACCCGACGTCCTGGGCGATAACATTCACTTCGATAATGCCCCGCCGGATAAGCTGTTTCACTTCATCCGTGACCTCCCCGACGTTCCTGCTTTCAAGACCGCCCCTGATGATCGGTATCGAACAATAGGAGCAGCAATTGTCGCACCCGTCGGCGATTTTGACATACGCGGAGCCGGGATATGAAAGAAATATCGTTCTGCCGGGGCGGGCCGGAACCGCCGATTCCCCGGGAGCGCGTACATCGGCCCTGACAATACCGGCTAAAAGCCCTGAGATGGCTTCAGGATTGCGGTTACCGCAGAAGGCGTCAATTTCAGGGAGTTCTTTTTGAAGGCTTTCCCTGTAGCGCTGCGTGAGACAACCGGCCATGACGATAATCGCATCGGGATAGTTGATCCTTAACGCGATCGCGGTCTCGATCGATTCTTCCTTGGCTTCCCTGATAAAGCCGCAGGTGTTGACGATAATCACGCCGGCCCGGTCCGGATCCCGCACATATTCCCAGCCGCCTCCGGTTAGTGCGGCGATCATTACTTCCGAATCGACCTGGTTTTTCGCGCAACCGAGGCTTTCGATAAAGAAGGTTTTTTTTACTTTTTCAGACAATCTTCCCGCCAACAGCAATCCCAGCGGTCGCAATACCCGGATGCGGTACCGAAACAGGGATAATTACCCTCGTATATCTGAATGGTCCTTATGAGATCCTCTTTGCTGAGATCGGTCACTTTGATACCGAGTTCTTTCGCCTTTTTCTTTATTTCGGTCAATGTCATGAGCACTCCTCTCTCCTTCAATATAATAAAAAAAAAGATGAATGTAGCAAAAAATATCGGTTTTTTTTTACTTTTATAAACGGAAAAAAGAATTTTCCCGGCGTCAAGGCGTTTCCGCCGGGCCGGTCGGGGACACCCTTGCCTTTGTGACCCTTTTCTGTCATGATGGATTCATCGGATGATGCCGCTTCATACTGCCCGCGTATCGACCGGTGTTTCCGCCATTCACGCGGGCGTTACACGGAGGGATGATATGAGTCTGGCCCGGAAAGCCGGGAAAATATTCGACGATGCTCTTTCCGCCGCGCAGCCCGACCGCTGCATCGAAGAACATCTCACCCTCGATAAAGGAACCCTTCGATTAAAAGGAACGAAGACGTGCTTCGACCTCTCCTCATTCAGCCGTATTATCCTGGTCGG
This window of the Spirochaetales bacterium genome carries:
- the eda gene encoding bifunctional 4-hydroxy-2-oxoglutarate aldolase/2-dehydro-3-deoxy-phosphogluconate aldolase, which translates into the protein MHEVLEQIRGFGLIPIVTIKNKDDVRPLLRALIAAGLGLIEITFRTPQAEDAIRIACEEFPGVLVGAGTVLTAEQVEKVIAAGARFILTPGYNPEVVACCREAGIPVVPGINSPTQIDQACADGIRVLKFFPAEASGGVELLKSMAAPFPDVLFVPTGGITNANLSSYFSYERVIACGGSWIAPERLFASGGSEKITAIVRTAIRTMLGCRISSVRLAGTGGDTEAAAAIFDTILPVETAGGTVSLDNIIGIAGPHESAADDIIVSTRNLKRTAFYLEKNGVGLVEGGASPDDGRTRAFTLKKKFAGLSITFQEENALP
- the rimO gene encoding 30S ribosomal protein S12 methylthiotransferase RimO, which encodes MESLGCAKNQVDSEVMIAALTGGGWEYVRDPDRAGVIIVNTCGFIREAKEESIETAIALRINYPDAIIVMAGCLTQRYRESLQKELPEIDAFCGNRNPEAISGLLAGIVRADVRAPGESAVPARPGRTIFLSYPGSAYVKIADGCDNCCSYCSIPIIRGGLESRNVGEVTDEVKQLIRRGIIEVNVIAQDVGSFGGDRGHRELPALLRSLASIRDEFRLRLLYIHPDNFPMDILDIIRDDPRFLPYFDIPFQHASGRILTAMGRRGTGGGYLRLLDRIRKALPDAVVRSTFLLGFPGENEEDFASLLEFQARAEINWLGCFTYSREEGTKAAGMRPRVKKSVALKRKKEIESRQIPITERWLDRSIGRRVEVLIEEPVAGEDLAIGRSYMQAPEVDGLVVVRGGNRIPGRMERVRLIRRNGVDLEGIPDETG